The DNA sequence AGCAGTTTGCCTTGCCGGCCGATATTGAGGCCGAATTCCGGGCCAATCCGTTTCTGAACTCGGCGCGCAGCCTCAAGTTTGCCCGCGAGCATCTGGGCACCCAGGGCGACGGCAACCACTTTCTCTACGTGGGCATCTCGCGCAACACCGGCGACACGGTGCTCGTGACCCACCACGGCTCCCGCGGCCCCGGCGCGGCTCTGTATACGCAAGGCATGAAGGTGGCCGAACGGTTCCGGCAGGCTATTTCCCCCGAAACCGCCCCGCCCAACGCCTGGATTCCCAGCGACTCGGCGGAAGGGGAGCAGTACTGGGCCGCCCTGCAAACTATCCGGAAGTGGACCAAGCAAAACCATCTGTGCCTGCACGATGCCCTGGCCACTGAGCTGGGCGCCACCGTGCAGCAGCGGTTCTGGAACGAGCACAACTTCGTGTTTCGCGACGGGGATCTGTACTACCACGCCAAGGGCGCCACGCCGCTCGACCCCAAGTTCATGCCTGACATCACCGGGCCGCGCATCATTCCGCTCAACATGGCCCAGCCCATCTTGATTGTGGAAGGCACGACGACGGCGAATAACCTCGGGTTTGCGCCCCACGGGGCCGGCCGCAATCTGAGCCGCACCCGCCACAAGTACAGCAAGATCGGGCAAACCAAGGAAGAGCTGTTTGCCGCCGAAACCCAGGGCATCGACGCCCGGTTTTTCTTCAACCAGATTGATATTTCCGAGCTGCCCAGCGCCTACAAGGACGCCGCCGACGTGCAGCGGCAAATTACGGACTTCAACCTGGCCACGACCGTCGACGAAATCCGGCCCTACGGCTGCATCATGGCCGGCGACTGGGAGCAGGACGCGCCCTGGCGCAAGAAAAAGCTGGCCAAGGAAGCCGCCCGCCTGGCCGCCGACGACTCCCAGGCCGACGGCTCGGCGCTAACGGCTGAATAG is a window from the Hymenobacter aquaticus genome containing:
- a CDS encoding RtcB family protein, with the translated sequence MITGNDLVNLGLKPGKWFKAALEHINTHNLEGDALQTYLNTVKPAPELPLLAQPVPFHENIRADSAVEQANIDYVRQSMQLLMRTPTVVAGAIMPDACPAGPLGTIPVGGIVVARNAIHPGMHSADICCSVMLTNLGQADPKTVLDAAQQITHFGPGGRPEGQQFALPADIEAEFRANPFLNSARSLKFAREHLGTQGDGNHFLYVGISRNTGDTVLVTHHGSRGPGAALYTQGMKVAERFRQAISPETAPPNAWIPSDSAEGEQYWAALQTIRKWTKQNHLCLHDALATELGATVQQRFWNEHNFVFRDGDLYYHAKGATPLDPKFMPDITGPRIIPLNMAQPILIVEGTTTANNLGFAPHGAGRNLSRTRHKYSKIGQTKEELFAAETQGIDARFFFNQIDISELPSAYKDAADVQRQITDFNLATTVDEIRPYGCIMAGDWEQDAPWRKKKLAKEAARLAADDSQADGSALTAE